A single uncultured Methanolobus sp. DNA region contains:
- a CDS encoding right-handed parallel beta-helix repeat-containing protein — MKIGKVSWVVLTLSIIFMCIGFAEASTLVVDCNYNGSSGGVSVASTIVVYPTIQEAIDDALPGDTISVMPGIYEESITVDKSVKLEAPDGATIKCPDTPEIITLAESSKTYEYVVGLLGGTYSSSNDTVYGSDCITVEMSGFTIDASNFTPSQRWSSVICRNVNRDNSEILSSIHDNTFENILVDGKETFAILGYGSMNITIQDNLIDQFARGGIGLYSGDNEVIGNTVIGPYNGDNITWAPNGIQFGYGASGLIQDNDVSHCGWPGTDWEGTAIMVVDTSNVTVDENYVHDNEVAISVTDYPIELYSSEVWAATCSDITVTNNLVENNEYGIDIANGVDTVVVENNDILNNIYDGISVYDYEVWYPEYDIPDPVNVEIHNNNIVGNGDSGLYVDVNITEVDAALNWWGDVTGPYHETTNSAGTGDNVTDNAVYSPWLGAEFDTTPMIYYVTPYGKIQDAIEAANPVDTIFLLPGTYSENIDVNRKVSLIGSGSGTDPLVDSILQKDTDTRIVKLSASGNSEEDPVLIKDIRIAPDGVYAFEVHNNESVSYLEFDNVHVVGATTHTVENEIGLKIATDGSLSNFVVKDSTFDNCDYGWYFAKTVDINETSNVQFVTVDDSSFSENDYKGIYVEKLSDATFNNVLVDNNGKSDFWNQVWNGGFDINLKAGNYANLVFNNLTVTNNGLGYKEGAGIMIKARDDGSYVSPNDAVLDGVQINGGTYSFNERGIRIGEPDKNNAGPINVVITGANITDNVQTYSGTDGSAYGGVVNYAQEEVNATDNWWGDDYGPYNENTNPSGVGNAVTDNVDYIPWVATVIPIPECDFTANVTSGNISLTVQFTDISTNNPDSWEWDFGDGNSSTESNPVYTYSTPGSYNVTLTASNEWGEDTEIKAEYIVLDDWNPWNDPSSAGNPDGTYITIEEVIAAYNCWRFTSPAPGTGLNINIEDVIAMYNAWRFNNSM; from the coding sequence ATGAAAATTGGGAAAGTTAGTTGGGTAGTACTTACTCTATCAATCATTTTTATGTGTATTGGATTTGCAGAAGCATCGACTCTAGTTGTTGACTGTAATTATAATGGCAGTTCAGGTGGTGTTTCAGTAGCCAGCACAATTGTGGTGTATCCTACGATACAGGAAGCAATAGACGATGCATTGCCCGGTGATACAATTTCTGTGATGCCAGGCATATATGAAGAAAGTATTACTGTTGATAAAAGTGTCAAACTGGAAGCACCTGATGGTGCTACGATAAAATGTCCGGATACTCCTGAAATTATAACTCTTGCCGAGTCCTCAAAGACATATGAGTATGTGGTGGGACTTCTGGGTGGAACATATTCAAGTTCCAATGACACTGTATATGGTTCAGATTGCATTACTGTTGAAATGTCCGGTTTTACTATTGATGCAAGCAATTTTACACCTTCACAGAGGTGGAGCAGTGTAATATGCAGGAATGTTAATCGTGATAATAGCGAAATACTTTCCTCTATTCATGATAACACTTTTGAGAATATCCTTGTAGATGGAAAGGAGACTTTTGCTATTCTGGGATATGGCTCCATGAACATTACTATTCAGGACAATCTGATCGATCAGTTTGCTCGTGGTGGTATCGGACTTTACTCAGGTGATAATGAGGTAATAGGCAACACTGTTATCGGACCTTATAATGGTGATAATATTACCTGGGCTCCTAATGGTATTCAATTTGGTTATGGTGCAAGTGGACTTATACAGGATAATGATGTATCTCATTGTGGATGGCCGGGAACAGACTGGGAAGGAACTGCCATTATGGTTGTAGATACAAGCAATGTAACAGTTGATGAGAACTATGTCCATGATAATGAAGTTGCTATCAGTGTGACTGATTATCCAATAGAACTATATTCATCCGAAGTATGGGCAGCTACATGTTCAGATATTACAGTTACCAATAATCTTGTAGAGAACAATGAATATGGTATTGATATTGCCAATGGTGTAGACACTGTTGTGGTTGAGAACAACGATATTCTGAACAATATCTACGATGGAATAAGTGTATATGATTATGAGGTATGGTATCCTGAGTACGATATTCCTGATCCGGTCAATGTAGAGATTCATAATAACAATATCGTTGGAAATGGTGATTCCGGTCTGTATGTCGATGTTAATATTACAGAAGTGGATGCAGCACTTAACTGGTGGGGAGATGTAACAGGTCCTTACCATGAAACTACCAATTCAGCAGGAACCGGGGATAATGTCACTGACAATGCAGTGTATTCTCCATGGCTTGGAGCTGAATTTGATACAACACCGATGATATATTATGTCACTCCTTACGGAAAAATTCAGGATGCTATAGAAGCTGCAAATCCTGTAGATACTATTTTCCTTTTGCCAGGTACTTACAGTGAGAACATTGATGTCAACAGGAAAGTATCTTTGATCGGCAGCGGAAGTGGAACTGATCCACTTGTGGATTCTATATTGCAGAAAGATACGGATACAAGAATTGTCAAGTTATCTGCTTCAGGTAATTCCGAAGAAGACCCTGTTTTGATAAAAGATATCAGGATAGCACCAGATGGTGTTTATGCTTTTGAGGTACACAACAACGAAAGCGTTTCCTATCTTGAGTTTGACAATGTTCATGTGGTTGGTGCAACAACTCATACAGTTGAGAATGAGATCGGCCTTAAGATTGCAACTGATGGAAGTCTTAGTAATTTTGTAGTTAAGGATTCCACATTTGATAACTGTGATTATGGATGGTACTTTGCTAAAACCGTTGATATTAACGAAACCAGTAATGTGCAGTTTGTCACTGTAGATGATAGCAGTTTCAGTGAAAATGACTACAAAGGTATCTATGTTGAAAAGCTGTCAGATGCAACTTTCAATAATGTTCTTGTTGATAATAACGGTAAGAGCGACTTCTGGAACCAGGTATGGAACGGTGGTTTTGACATCAACCTGAAGGCAGGTAACTATGCTAACCTTGTATTCAATAACCTGACTGTTACCAATAATGGTCTTGGATACAAGGAAGGTGCCGGAATCATGATCAAGGCAAGAGATGATGGCAGTTATGTTTCTCCCAATGATGCAGTCCTTGATGGTGTGCAGATCAATGGTGGTACCTATTCATTCAACGAACGAGGTATACGTATTGGTGAACCCGATAAGAACAATGCAGGGCCTATAAATGTAGTGATCACCGGAGCGAACATAACAGATAATGTTCAGACATACAGTGGTACAGATGGTTCCGCTTATGGTGGTGTGGTGAATTATGCCCAGGAAGAGGTTAATGCTACCGATAACTGGTGGGGTGATGATTATGGCCCTTACAATGAAAATACCAATCCATCTGGTGTTGGAAATGCAGTAACTGATAATGTAGACTATATTCCATGGGTTGCAACTGTAATCCCTATACCTGAATGTGATTTTACTGCAAACGTAACTTCAGGTAACATAAGTCTGACTGTGCAGTTCACTGATATTTCTACCAACAATCCGGATTCATGGGAATGGGATTTCGGTGACGGAAACAGTTCAACTGAAAGTAATCCTGTATACACATATTCTACACCTGGTTCTTATAATGTGACTCTCACTGCAAGCAACGAATGGGGAGAGGATACTGAAATAAAGGCAGAGTATATTGTTTTGGATGACTGGAATCCGTGGAATGATCCAAGTTCTGCAGGTAATCCTGATGGAACATATATTACTATCGAAGAAGTCATAGCTGCTTACAATTGTTGGCGGTTCACAAGTCCAGCTCCTGGCACAGGTTTAAACATAAATATCGAGGATGTCATTGCAATGTATAATGCATGGAGGTTCAACAACTCAATGTGA